In Erigeron canadensis isolate Cc75 chromosome 1, C_canadensis_v1, whole genome shotgun sequence, a single window of DNA contains:
- the LOC122583332 gene encoding UDP-glycosyltransferase 71E1-like, translated as MLTNFRYLFKNTMTISELVFIPFPLAGHLPSMVELAKLLLDREPRLSVSIILMNPSSQSYYDQVTQDSTPRLRFIDIPCDETAKSHVIPNTFLNAFIEYHKTHVKKIVQDIVSSSSARLVGFVVDMFCVPMTDVANELGVPTFTYFASGAATLGTMFYLQDKRDYEGYDATEFADPGLKLSIPSFYYPVPSELLPSPVHMKGDTLKIYLDLAKRFRKSKGIIVNTFLDLERRGMRAIYGSYRCRPQVLPVGPILNLKNPKNNDKSDEIMTWLDDQPENSVVFLCFGSMGTFNEEQVKEIAIALEKSGQRFLWSLRRPPQSNILMDGPEDYESLEKILDEGFLERTSSIGKIIGWAPQMAVLSHPSTGGFVSHCGWNSILESIWCGVPIAAWPIYAEQHLNAFQFVGELGLAAEIKVDYRNGMLVKAEEIVSGINKLMNDGEIRKNVKEMKQKSRSTIVEGGQSYYNVKRLIDLIMIKE; from the coding sequence ATGCTCACCAATTTCCGGTATCTTTTCAAAAACACAATGACCATTTCAGAGCTCGTTTTCATTCCATTTCCATTAGCCGGTCACCTGCCGTCGATGGTGGAGCTCGCCAAGCTTCTCCTCGACCGTGAGCCACGCCTATCCGTCTCGATCATCCTAATGAACCCCTCCTCACAATCATATTACGATCAAGTAACTCAAGACTCAACTCCCCGTTTACGTTTCATAGACATCCCTTGTGACGAAACAGCAAAATCACATGTCATACCCAACACTTTCCTCAACGCTTTCATCGAATACCACAAGACACATGTTAAGAAAATCGTCCAAGACATCGTTAGTTCTAGCTCTGCTCGGCTCGTTGGGTTCGTTGTTGATATGTTTTGTGTACCTATGACCGATGTCGCGAATGAGCTTGGTGTTCCAACATTTACGTATTTTGCATCTGGTGCTGCCACGCTTGGCACGATGTTTTACTTGCAGGACAAGCGCGACTATGAGGGTTATGATGCGACAGAGTTTGCTGACCCGGGATTGAAGCTTTCAATCCCGAGTTTTTACTACCCTGTCCCGTCCGAACTTTTACCTAGTCCAGTGCATATGAAAGGAGATACGTTAAAAATCTATCTAGATCTAGCCAAGAGGTTTCGCAAATCAAAGGGTATTATAGTAAATACATTTCTAGACCTTGAACGGCGTGGGATGAGGGCCATTTATGGAAGTTACCGCTGTCGCCCACAAGTGTTACCAGTTGGGCCGATACTAAACCTCAAAAACCCGAAAAATAATGATAAGTCGGACGAAATTATGACATGGCTAGATGATCAGCCCGAGAATTCGGTTGTGTTCCTCTGCTTTGGGAGCATGGGAACCTTCAATGAGGAACAAGTGAAAGAAATTGCAATTGCTCTAGAAAAAAGTGGACAACGTTTCCTATGGTCGCTTAGGCGTCCACCACAATCGAATATACTAATGGATGGTCCAGAGGATTACGAAAGTCTAGAAAAAATCTTGGATGAGGGCTTTTTAGAACGAACATCGAGTATCGGGAAGATAATTGGATGGGCACCACAGATGGCGGTGTTGTCCCATCCTTCTACAGGAGGGTTCGTGTCACATTGTGGGTGGAACTCGATACTGGAGAGTATATGGTGTGGGGTTCCAATAGCGGCTTGGCCCATTTACGCAGAACAACACCTTAACGCGTTCCAGTTCGTTGGGGAATTAGGATTGGCCGCAGAAATTAAAGTTGATTATCGAAACGGGATGTTGGTTAAGGCAGAGGAAATTGTAAGTGGGATTAATAAGTTAATGAATGATGGCGAGATTAGAAAGAATGTAAAAGAGATGAAACAGAAGAGCCGGTCAACGATTGTTGAAGGGGGACAATCTTATTATAATGTTAAACGTCTTATTGATCTTATCATGATCAAGGAGTAA
- the LOC122585111 gene encoding UDP-glycosyltransferase 71E1-like yields the protein MTFSELVFVPYPGSGHLPQTIELAKLLIHLNRRLSVTIIIMNLPLQEKHETLESSSRLRFINIPCEEPAKDLISGTTFLSAFIEHHKTHVQNIVNQCITNPSSVKLVGFVVDMFCVAMIDVANEFKVPTYIYFTSSAATLGQIFYLQAKRDVEEYDVTELKNSRSDLLIPSYVNPVPTRVIPLVVFDKGGSKIYLDLAIRYREAKGIIVNTFQELEVQGIEALLSSYTNIPPIFQVGPIINHNNPSKDGKTEELIITWLNDQPESSVVFLCFGSMGSFNEKQVKEIAVALERSGHRFLWSLRRPPLTSGFMEDLEEYENLDEVLPEGFLERTSSMGKVIGWAPQMAILSHPSVGGFVSHCGWNSILESIWCGVPIAAWPIYAEQQINAFQLVVDLGLAAEIKIDYQKEMNVTAEEIVKGMHKLMNDEELRRKVKEMKDKSRLTVSKGGYSNTSIEDFLGHLMINN from the coding sequence ATGACCTTCTCAGAGCTTGTTTTTGTTCCATATCCCGGATCCGGTCACTTGCCTCAGACAATAGAGTTAGCTAAGCTCCTAATTCACCTTAATCGACGGCTTTCggtcaccatcatcatcatgaacCTCCCCTTACAAGAGAAACACGAAACTCTCGAGTCCTCATCCCGTTTACGTTTCATTAATATTCCTTGTGAAGAGCCAGCAAAGGACCTTATCTCGGGCACCACCTTCCTATCCGCTTTCATCGAACACCACAAGACTCATGTTCAAAACATTGTTAATCAATGCATCACAAATCCTAGTTCGGTCAAACTGGTTGGGTTCGTTGTTGATATGTTTTGTGTGGCCATGATTGACGTTGCGAACGAGTTCAAAGTTCcaacatatatttatttcacCTCCAGTGCTGCCACGCTTGGCCAAATATTTTATTTGCAGGCCAAGCGTGACGTAGAGGAGTATGATGTCACTGAGTTGAAAAACTCGAGATCAGATCTTCTGATCCCGAGTTATGTCAACCCAGTTCCCACCAGGGTGATACCTTTGGTAGTCTTTGATAAAGGTGGATCAAAAATTTATCTTGACTTAGCCATAAGGTATCGCGAGGCAAAAGGGATTATTGTAAATACTTTCCAAGAGCTCGAAGTGCAAGGTATCGAGGCTCTTTTAAGTAGCTATACGAATATCCCACCGATTTTTCAAGTTGGGCCGATAATAAACCACAATAATCCATCAAAAGACGGTAAGACAGAGGAGCTTATTATAACATGGCTAAATGACCAGCCCGAGAGTTCGGTTGTATTCCTCTGCTTTGGAAGCATGGGAAGCTTCAATGAGAAACAAGTAAAGGAGATTGCGGTTGCCCTCGAAAGAAGTGGACATAGGTTCTTATGGTCCCTTCGTCGTCCCCCACTAACGTCCGGGTTCATGGAGGATCTCGAGGAATACGAAAACTTGGACGAGGTCTTGCCAGAGGGCTTCCTTGAAAGGACATCAAGTATGGGCAAGGTGATTGGATGGGCCCCACAGATGGCAATATTGTCTCACCCATCCGTTGGAGGGTTCGTGTCACATTGTGGGTGGAACTCGATACTGGAGAGCATATGGTGTGGGGTACCCATAGCGGCTTGGCCAATTTACGCCGAGCAACAAATAAATGCTTTTCAGCTTGTAGTCGACCTTGGATTGGCGGCTGAAATTAAAATCGATTATCAGAAAGAGATGAATGTGACAGCAGAGGAAATTGTAAAAGGGATGCACAAGTTAATGAATGACGAAGAATTGAGGAGGAAAGTGAAAGAGATGAAAGACAAAAGTCGGTTAACAGTTTCTAAAGGTGGATATTCTAACACATCCATTGAAGATTTCCTTGGCCATCTTATGATCAACAACTAA
- the LOC122592525 gene encoding uncharacterized protein LOC122592525 → MKLKRRYEDVNSPSKWPRQEGSSGNHSNRRNVPFCRQCKKNHLGVCRAANKGCYTYGKPGHTSRECRSKPQKPLICFKCFEEGHMRSSCPKLTEEERLEERRGKAERKNAQVHGNPRGRSFQLTVEQARNSDDVVTGTFLVYNVPMRILFDSGANRSFVATRVIHVIPMSKTCLENTLRVEVGNGRVELVKDVYKGCEIKISSELFQANLIPFPMGEFDIILGMDWLSSCNAKIACDEKAVYLKTSKGKDLVVYGD, encoded by the coding sequence ATGAAATTGAAGAGAAGATATGAGGATGTAAATTCTCCAAGCAAGTGGCCTAGACAAGAGGGTAGTTCCGGTAACCACTCAAATAGaagaaatgttcctttttgccgccaatgcaagaagaatcatTTGGGGGTATGTAGGGCGGCGAATAAGGGTTGTTATACTTATGGGAAGCCGGGGCACACTAGTCGGGAATGTAGGTCTAAACCTCAAAAACCCCTTATATGTTTCAAGTGCTTTGAGGAGGGCCATATGAGAAGCTCATGCCCTAAGTTGACTGAAGAGGAGAGGCTAGAAGAGAGAAGGGGGAAGGCGGAGAGGAAGAACGCTCAAGTTCATGGAAACCCGCGTGGAAGATCTTTTCAACTCACGGTGGAGCAAGCAAGAAACTCGGATGATGTTGTCACAGGTACATTTCTTGTATATAATGTGCCTATGcgaattctctttgattcaggggcgaatagatcatttgttgcaACTAGAGTAATTCATGTTATTCCCATGTCTAAGACATGTCTAGAAAATACTTTGCGAGTTGAGGTTGGTAATGGTAGGGTGGAATTAGTGAAGGATGTGTATAAAGggtgtgaaatcaaaatttcTTCGGAACTCTTCCAAGCTAATCTAATTCCTTTTCCAATGGGAGAGTTTGACATAATCTTaggtatggattggttgagctcttgtaACGCCAAGATCGCGTGTGATGAAAAAGCGGTGTATTTGAAGACTTCTAAGGGCAAAGACTTGGTGGTTTACGGTGATTAG